From the genome of Solanum lycopersicum chromosome 12, SLM_r2.1:
TAAAATCAACAACATATCAGTGTAGTCTACATAGGGGAATCTAAAGAGGGTATACAGTACCTCAGACATAGTATTAGGTTTAAGTCATCCACaaccccttaaagttgtctgcATATTTCACTTAGACAATCCAATTAGACcttatacctattgaacactttttACTATACAAAAATTGATCCTATAGACTAATTTTGATAATTACTGAAAAAATGTAAAGAGTATGTCATTCACTCGCCATGTGTAACACCTCGAAATCTAGTAGGCTAAGCTAGGGCTAAGTTCAAGGCATAAACTAGAGATTTTCAATTCATATGGCTTACTCTTAAATGGAGGTTTAAGGACAAGATGTTGAATGCCATTCCTAGAGAGGAAATATATCAAGTGATATCAAGTCCTCTTGTTGTTTTCTAAAGTGTTTGATCATATTTCAGTTGCGGAAGTCTATGCCAATTATATCTCCATTTCCTTGATAAGATGCTTGTCCTCACAACATTTCGTAAAGGCAACCTCGTTAGAATGTCATCAATTACACTATCAGGAAGGTTGCTAAGTACATCGCGGAggtaaaagttgtttttttccATTTGGAAGCATAACATCAAATGACTACTACAACAAGAATCTGCAGAAAATAAACAAGACCACAATATGTAAGGAATCTCGAAATTGTCTGGTTAGAGTACACACTACATAGTTTACTTGTGAACTGATAAAGAGATAGTTTTTGAAAGACCAACAGCTCAAGTGTATCAAATCCAAGTAAAATAAGTGCTGCTTTAGTTATCCAAAACTTAAAACATATTATTCCCATTTCAACCTAGTGAAAATCCTAATTTCGCCACTACTGAAACACGTCCATGATAGATCTACACCTACCAACACCATGTCCTTGGAAAACATTAACTCCATCAAGTTTTAACCAAACCCcacttcaatttcatcatattaaaGCATACCCAAACAATAAAAATGCAATCttgatatcaatattttatagaATAAGAACCATAAACGCAGAGAGTTTGTGTTATCAATGAAGAAAACAATAAGTtaaagaaatagagaagaagaaaaacctGAGAGAGGATGAATGTGAAGCACTCTGCACTCTTTGTCTTCTCAAATGGAGGTGTTGGAAGAAACTGAAGAGACAagcttttgaaaatattttattttgtatgaggATGAAAGTTACAATTTTACTGTTATAGTTTCGATTTAGAActtaacaatttattttgtaatgaacgttgaaagtattttctattcatgtgaatttatttttcttcaaaaaatttgaaaatatatttgatctcTTTTTCAATCACCgtgtaattataaaaaaatataaaataaatcaaaagaatagACTAAAgttgaaactaaaaaaatccaactttatatgatttgatttagtttttagaactaattaaataaaatagttagtttaggttttttctaattaaaatgtAAATCAAATCGACCTTTGTGCCCCCTCATttgaaataaagagaaaatttgaTTTCGTATTTAACAActaaaacttctttttttcatttttcttaatgattctaagagtatatatattaactcccaagtaatatacattttcttgtttaaatattttgtatatcataCGGTCATCTTACATGTTAAAGTATGTAATATATCTTATTTAAGATGCatcacatatattaaaatagagagaatatatatagtacaataaaaaattaaggaaaagatAATCAAGACCCATttaaagttctatttttttccttttgcgaGTTTTATATGTAAATCATCATGTGTTTTTCATGTTCTATCTGAATTAGTTCGTGACAGTTCCAACTTCCAAAGCCATGTCTTATTTCATAGATGGATCAATAACAAGATTGTCATGCAAATCTTTGTTAGTTCTGCTAACACACAACAtaacttcaaaataaacaactaaagtcttaaatcaataacaagaatgaaatgaaaaacCATCTCTGTTTCCCAAACAAAGTATTCAAAATATTCATCCAGGTTCACAATTCTATGTTTCCAAGCAGATAAAATCTTTATAGTACCTTAAAGCAAAGGTAAAACACAGACATGCTACTCCATCAACGAAACGTCTCGTTTCTGTTTGtacttccaaaatattttaGCCAAAGATTAAGAAGGATTGTGATAACGATACTAATCAACAAGATACACAACTTCTACTTTAGTTGATGCCCGTTGAAACTTTGTTATCTCCGCGAGTACGTTGAGAGATTTGTTAGTTTCCATTTGACGAGGCTTGATTACCATTTTCACCAGTGCTGGAGACTTTGCCAATAAAACCTTGATAAGCTGCATTTCAACCTCTTCTAATAGTACATCATAAAACTTAACTGTCCTCAGATGATTAAATGTGATATCCGAAAAGCTTGCAGGAATCTCATCAACAACCTCCTGGGGCACAGATTCGAAATAATCTCCATCACTAAGGATACATtcctaagaaaaatcaagaaaaaaatcatcaagtcattacatacgaatataaaaacatggaaaagatagagagaaaaataaacattagtGACAACCTTGATTTCAATATCTTCCAAATTTGGAGAGCTTCGTATTATGCAAAGAGCAAACGAAAGCTCAAAAAACTCTCCAAGAGTAATCCAAGACATGAATAGGCGTTTCAGACAGTTAAGAGTTGATGGAAGCCTTGTTGGTATAACTTCAGTTGATCCATTATCGACCtatgaataaaatgacaaaaatcagGATGAATCAAAGTCTAAAAAAAAGTACACATGAAATTCCATTACCattaagtaaaatgaagtaacatTACCTCAAAAAAATCCCAGCTGAAACACTCGAGAGCAGGAATAGAcgaaaaaatattgacaaaatcaTCTTCGTCCTGTAGAACTAATTCTCTAGGCGCATACAGAACATTGGAAAGAACAGGGACATTTTCAAGATGTATCAATTGTATATCGCCACGAAAGACAAATGACCTTAGCTTCGGAGCATTAATACTCATGGAGTACATATTGTCTATGTCTTTTAGCACCAAATCATCAAGCAACGGGCAATTAGAGATCAAACTTTCAAACGTATCAGAAGATAACGTGACAGATTTCAATATTAGCCTAATCAACTTATTAAACCCCTTAAAGAAACATGGAAGCTGTATTTCACATTCCTTGAGGTACAAATGCCTCAATGCtgaacaattaaaaaagaagttaGGCAACCTGTATGGAGGATAAGTAAATGGAAGTTTAAGGACAAAATGTTGAAGATGATCAGTGTCGAGGGAAAAAATCAAACGATCAACATCAGGACACACTATTAGACTAGTAATATCGAGGGTGACcttcaatattattcctctatGAAACCTGAGGAAACTCTCAAGAATTGGAATAAATCCAATGGTAGGGGACGTCAAGTCCTCTGGTGTTTTCCACACTGTTTGATCAAACTTCACATGTGGAATTCTCCAGCAAATATATTGCCATTCCTTCGAAAGTGTACTAACTCTAACAACATCTCGAAAAGACAACCTACTTAGAATGTCATCGATTAAATAAATGTTAAGGTTGCTAAGTCGGTCAGGAGAAGGTAAAATAAGTCCTTGTTCATCCGGAGGCATGACAATCTgtagaaagtaaaaaaaagtacGATAGGTAAGGTCAAAGTACACGCTACacgaacaacaaacaaacatgtcacaactctaagattaaaagaaaaggtgCATAATAGGAGGCAAATGTAACCTTTTTCCAtgtttaaaaaatgcaaaagagaTTATTTGTAGCTGACATTtgcattgatttctttaatcTGCAACTCTTGATGTAAATTTGTTTGGCTTAGGTTAAATCAAACACATATAACGTATTTTTGTATAGAATTTGAAGAGGACTTAGAAGTTTAAATTAGTGATATTATACTTATTATACTTGAATTTTATTGTATTGAGTGCTTATATCAAAACACTATAGGAATAAATAATACTTGACACTTCCTTTAGCACTAAAGGTGTCATTTggtattatatattaaaatagtgtttgtatgaaattttagtacaatgtttgACCGTAAGTTTAACTCTGGTACAACTATTACTAGTATTACAATTAACCTCTTTTGGGATATATGACCCCAAACATTTGTTCTACAAGAAgcagaaaatattaatttagtgatCTACACACTtgatttcaatattttggtgtaacagaataaaaaaatacattatgaaattttaatttatgtatataagctattaataagaacaccaaaatcatgaaaatggtattattttttaattcaaataatcaTATCCAAACCATAATTAAACCTAAAACTATCAAGACTTGAATGATAAATCATAttcctataaattaaaaaaaatttgataattgaacaaggtgatattcattattcatGACTAAGTCATAAGTCCATATTTTACCTTTAACCTATGTTTTCTCAAGACAACATAATTagaattacacaaatattttacttttttcttaatagtgtattttttgtaaaaactaCAATCTTAAGAGGAAACAAGtttgaaataacttaattttgttTCTATCATTACACCGTGAATTTAGATATACCCATCATTGGAGTAtacaataattcttttttatgaattttttttattcatgttgttattgttgttttaattagGGTTTCTTCATAGGGTGACTCAATCCCTTTAAAGATGAGACATATGACTTAGGTCCCCAAAATTGAAAGGTCTAACTTtagtaacaataaaattatcttaagcTTTGTGTAGCAAAAACaaagaatgttttaattttatggAACTGTTTTATATGgatcaatttcatatttaacTTCCACATGATAAGTTTAAGTCCAcaagatttaaaatatattttggtataaatatatctttagtttaagatcataaaaataaaattatttttatgaaaaagaaataaataatttgaatctcacataaaaataaaatataattaaaatatcggcctccaacttatttttatttttaagacaCTATCTAGCTTGAGCCTtcactaattttatttatcaattatgtgTACTAACTGTTGAAGCAAGCTTGCCGATTGATAGAACACTTCAAAGGAACAGATCCATCGAAGCAGAGTGACGAGTTAAAGTTAGAGCCGTACTAGGATTAGACTACTAAATCTTATGTTACGTACGACTAAGCTATTGAATATTATAGGAGTCAACTAGGATAATGTATTTGATTTGTAATACAATACTACTCATgtaattatttgtattgtaCAAGGACTCCTAGTATAACTAGAATAAGACTCTTCTCCGATATAAGGAGATTGTAACTCAACATtataataatcaatacataCTTGATTTCTACATACTTTCGTGAGATTTtgacatggtatcagagcaataaAGATTTTCCGCTTTTTAACATATTagatcataataaaaaaaacaaccaaGTTTATCAATCCACAATGACCCCTTCTACCAACAGTCTTTCGACCTCTTCacttcatcattttatttagtCCTACTCTATTAAACTTAAGCTAATGAACTATCTTTTATGAAGGACACAAATGACTCAGTTGATTCAAGTGATGAGATTAACCGAATTCATCATAGAACCACGTTAAGCGACCTGTCCACTAGGAAGACTACTGAGAAAATTGTAATAGGCGAGAAGAGTGTTGAAGACAAAAACATTGTTGATGACTGGAAGGAGAAGGATGTGTTACTAAGGAGTTGGATTTCAGGCACCTTGACAGAAGAAAATATGTACCTGATTGTAGGCTGCTCAACTGCCAATGAGATGTAGAAATGCATGGAAGAAACATATCTTCAAGCAACTAAATATAAGCAGATCTCAAACAACAACTGCAAAGTGTGAGGCTAGGAACCAAAACAATTGACGAATACATTAAGGAATTTAAAGGCATATGTGACGGTCTAGCAACCATTCACAAGCCTGAGATGAAGATAACAAAAGTGATTAATTTTGCTAGAGGTATATGTCATATTTACAAGACCTTCAGGACTGTCATGTTATGTAAGACACCATATCCTACTCTTAATAATTGTTCATGCTCTCAGGGGTCTTGATATGAGGGAGGATAAAGAAAAAGTGCCTCAATAAAACCATAACATGACATTCTCTGCCCAAAGAGGCAGGGGAAGAGGAAACTACTCTCAAAGAAGAGGAAACAATAACTTTAATTCAAGATAAAGATGCTTCAAGTTTGCTGGACAAGGAACATGTCCTTATAACACCAGAAACGGACCAGGTCCTCAAATAAGTCCTTCAGGTGAAAGTCATGAAAGAGAcaataatgatgcatgtcaaaTTTGTGGTAGGAATAACCATACTACTCTTAAGTGTTTTTACAGCTGAGACTACTCTTACCAAGCCAACAGATGAGCTACCACAAACATTGACTACTACTAATCTATAAAACACTACTGATGACACCTTGTATGTGGACTCAGGAGCAAGAAGCCAAATCACACATTACTCAGGTATCCTAACTGATCTTAAACAAAACACTGagccaaataaaataattattgggaATGTATCAAATTTAGACATTACACATGTTGGAAACATATTTGGAACAGGTCCAAAGTTAAAGGAAGTTCTCCTAGTCCCTAAGATCAACAAAAATTTACTCTTAGTTAGCAAGCTTGCAAAGGATAATTGTTGTactcttgaatttgatgaaactAACTTTATTGTAAAGGACAAGTGGACAAGTACATTGCTGGACAAAGTATCTAAAAGGAGTGGACTCTATGCTTTGCAAGACAACAATCTCTACGCCTTGGCTGCTGCACACGACTAGAACACGTCAAACAACATGTGGCATACTAGATTAGGACACCCTAGTttgaagtttttaaatttttttgagtaGTAATAGTTTCATCAATGTTAGTAGTTAGAATAAAATCCCTACTGTTTGTTCTAGTTGTCAATTGAGAAAGAGTTGTAGACTTCCTTTTGGTTTGAGagataaaattgagaaaaaaaccCTTATTGAAAATTCATCCTGACTTATGGGGACCAGCTCCTATCGAATCTTCCCAtcatatgaaatattatgtatttttgatGATGATTACATAAGATATACATGGATTTATCCATTGAAAAAGAAGTctgaatatattttataaaaatggtGGAAAAATAATTTGCTAAAGAGATTAAGATTTTTCAGTGTGACGAAGGTGGTGAATTTATCCAAATAGACTTCACTAAGCATTTGGAAGATCTGACATTATGAGATATATTTCATTTCCTAACACACTTGAACAACATGAAATTGCACAGAGAAAACATAGGCATATTGTGGAGACCGACTTAACTCTACTACTTCATGCTAACCTACCTCTGTTTCTTATGGGTTGAAGCTTTTCTCAATGCAATAGTTCTCATCAATAGATTGCCTTAATCAATCCTAAAGATGGTGACTCCGTTTATTAAGTTTCATGGGGAACAACCTGGATACAACAGCCTAAAAGTATTTGGGTGTAGATGTTTTCATATATTAAGGGTAACAATAAGTTCAGTCCAAAGACCTATCCTTGTATGTTCATAGGGTACAACAACTTACACAAAGGATATAGATGTTATCATCCCTCTACAAGAAGGGTTTAATATCCAGACATGTTGTGCTTGATGAAAACACATTACCCTATGTGTCTTCAAATCAATCTCAGACTTAAATTGATGTCTCACCTCACCTTGCTACTTTTGTTAATCTTTCTCTACACTACAGACACCTGATAATTATGATTCAATGGAAATACATGTTGCTAGCCTACGCGTTACTGGTGATAATGCTGGTACACCTCATATACCCATTGATGATGAGAGTATTATTGACCTCTCAGGGGATGTATCGGATGTTGAGGAACAGGTTGAAGTTGATGATCCATACATTAGCATCGAAATTCCAACTGCAAATTTTGAATCTGCCAGAAGCAGTGAAGAACAAGTTTGCTTTTACAGGTCCAGCCAATGATCATCATCAAGCAACCATTTTAGTTGATTTATTAGTTGACCAACAACTTGACAATGCTACACTCTAGTCCACTATCTTGGTTGATGTAATAATTGAGGTACTTCCTGAACAAGGAACAAGGCGAAGGAACGACACTTGTTACTTGTTGCTTGTAGCAGCAAAGAAATTGTGGGAGAACCAAATACTACTAAGGAATCACTAATATAACCTTATTGGCTTGCATCGATGCAAgaagaaattgatgttttacaTATTAACAAGACATAGACTTTTGTGCCTAAATCTCCTGGTATGAACTTGGTTAGATCAAAATGGGTGtttaagacaaaattaaaagctgATGGGACAATAGATAGGTTTAAGGCCTGACTTGTGGCAATGGGATTCTCGCATCTTGAAGGGATGGattttgaagaaatatttaGTCTTCTGGTTAAAGCTACAATTATTAGTGTGGTTGTATCAATTGTTATCAGTTCAAATAGGAAAATTAGACAACTAGAAGTCAAAATGTGTTTCTCCAAGGCTTTTTACAAGAGGAGGTGTACATGAGTCAACCTCCTGGTTTTATTGATCCCTAAATACTAAGCATGTATGTCTACTTAAAAAGGAAAtgtatggtcttaaacaagccCCAAAAGCCTGGTTTGATAGGTTTAGCATGCATATCTTACACTTTGGTTTCATTTGTAGTAAGGCTGACCCTTCCCTATTTACATTGCAAACTCACAAAGGcaaaatatttctcttgttATATTTGGATGATATTATTGTCATAGGAATTAATTCATTTCATGTCTTAGAGTTGGTTCTACAACGTGGAAAAAAGTTTGCTATGAAAGATCTTGGCCCTTTACACTTCTTCCTAGGATTTGAGGTAAACTATTTCGTAGGTGGAATTCACTTAAATCAAAGAAAGTATGTCGCTGAGCTGTTGGCCAAGACAGAGATGACTTTGGCAAAGGATGTAGCCACTCCTTTGGCTAGAAAACATGGTTTGCTGAAGTTGTGGGAAGTCTTATATATGCATCATTTTACAAAATGATAGTAGGGAGTCTTCAAATTTGACCCTCACAAGGCCTGATATCACTCATGTTGTGAACTTAGCAAGCCACTTTATGCAAATCCCAAACATTGAACATCTTTAAGGGGTAAAAATTATACTCAGGTACATCAAAGGAACTCTACACTTTGCACTTAGAATTATTTCACAATCACTATGTAGGTTGTATGGCTACTCAAATGCTGATCGGGAGGTTGTATCACAACTAGGAGATCAACTACAAGTTATAGTATCTACGTAGatgcaaattatattttttagaccTCCAAGAAACAGACCACAGTAGGTTGATCGAGCgctgaagctgagtatagaGCACTAGCCTCCACTGCCACAGAAATAACTTGGATTTTGTATCTTCTTCATGACATTGGTGTCCCTTCGATCTGTTCTTAAGTTGTATTATGATAATATGAGTGTGTTGTACATGACAATTAATATAGTTATGCATGCTAGAACCAAACATGTTGAACTGGACTATCATTTTGTTCATGATAAAAGGGCCAGGGGACAATTTCTTACTCAATTTGTGAAGTCAAAGGATCAACTAGCTGATATTCATACCAAAGCCTTATTAAAATAAAGGTTTTCACTGGTTTTTGCAGCAAGCTAGGAGATACAATTCCTCTACTCTCTAGCTTGAGGGGAAGTGTTGAAGGAAGCTTGATGACTGATGGAACACGTCGAAGGAACAACTCCATCAAAGTAGGTTGATGAGTTATAGTTGGATTCATACTAGGATTAGACT
Proteins encoded in this window:
- the LOC109119063 gene encoding F-box/FBD/LRR-repeat protein At1g13570-like, with product MPPDEQGLILPSPDRLSNLNIYLIDDILSRLSFRDVVRVSTLSKEWQYICWRIPHVKFDQTVWKTPEDLTSPTIGFIPILESFLRFHRGIILKVTLDITSLIVCPDVDRLIFSLDTDHLQHFVLKLPFTYPPYRLPNFFFNCSALRHLYLKECEIQLPCFFKGFNKLIRLILKSVTLSSDTFESLISNCPLLDDLVLKDIDNMYSMSINAPKLRSFVFRGDIQLIHLENVPVLSNVLYAPRELVLQDEDDFVNIFSSIPALECFSWDFFEVDNGSTEVIPTRLPSTLNCLKRLFMSWITLGEFFELSFALCIIRSSPNLEDIEIKECILSDGDYFESVPQEVVDEIPASFSDITFNHLRTVKFYDVLLEEVEMQLIKVLLAKSPALVKMVIKPRQMETNKSLNVLAEITKFQRASTKVEVVYLVD